In Drosophila simulans strain w501 chromosome X, Prin_Dsim_3.1, whole genome shotgun sequence, one DNA window encodes the following:
- the LOC6726160 gene encoding protein singles bar, whose protein sequence is MASFGVRGMGQPLGIRICCCRVCTCINFGFVLSRIGLLKLMQLGLAMLCEGLLIRYGVPYADSIGQALTSFLATTGHCFTTTGILLLCYAFSDKSYNLIRQSLFETLFNGLASCMYFSSSSYMGFACVVWLHPQFLVRPGFWAYPAMTACYYMGYAAGILHALDAYLAFRHFRGAR, encoded by the exons ATGGCCTCGTTTGGAGTTCGGGGAATGGGCCAGCCGCTGGGCATCCGGATCTGCTGTTGCCGCGTCTGCACCTGCATCAATTTCGGGTTCGTTCTGTCGCGGATCGGTCTCCTGAAGCTGATGCAGCTGGGCCTGGCCATGCTGTGCGAGGGACTGCTCATCCGGTACGGCGTGCCATACGCCGATTCCATTGGCCAGGCGCTAACCAGCTTCCTGGCCACCACTGGCCACTGCTTCACCACCACTGGCATTCTGCTCCTGTGCTACGCCTTCTCCGACAAATCCTACAACCTCATCCGGCAGTCACTATTC GAGACCTTGTTCAATGGCCTCGCCAGCTGCATGTACTTCAGCTCATCCAGTTACATGGGTTTCGCCTGCGTGGTGTGGCTGCATCCGCAGTTCCTGGTGCGACCCGGATTCTGGGCATATCCCGCCATGACGGCCTGCTAT TATATGGGCTATGCAGCGGGAATATTGCATGCCCTGGATGCCTACTTGGCGTTCCGGCACTTTCGAGGCGCACGCTAA
- the LOC6726161 gene encoding anoctamin-10, with the protein MSEDAKSPGPRTRNIIENQLFRRQRSLKLEALQRQRTLDSNDGVEGLGADTEPFDKTHIVIIFTEKAKLRHCQDVEKIIQEFGIQTTLEIVGKTEKYLYLSASVDTLLRLADAAELEKMTTTHSMQKFNHGCISDFLLPGMGKEQILRYCEIPVLIKDVIQDGIKSYVQKGYIEDMFPLHDILYLERFNWNLKRTKLPIEDIRNYFGSSIGLYFGFIEFYTKALIFPSLFGILQYVFDLNISLVCSFYVVWTTIFLELWKRKCAGYSYRWGTIEMSSLDKPRSAYTGQLKPDPITGKMTLHYPMRYTYLQMYCISYPVVLGCVVAAGWFALYQFQIEAEVLADFGPDSWLLYVPVIVQSVLIAIFSWAYEKLATFLTNLENHRTRSQYDRHRVNKLMLFEIVNNFFSQFYIAFVLHDLRQLKYQLMMQLLVFQLLCIAQEIGIPLLAVLRQKYAEFRHREVAEEKLRSISDLPRYEQSFYESGLDEYHSTYEDYLQVCIQFGFVVLFAAVAPFAAIGALLNNVFAVHIDMWKLCNIFKRPFARRAKNIGAWQLAFELLSVMSLLSNCGLLFLQPNVKDFFSHWLPSVPDLSFVIFEHLLLGLKFLIHKVIHERPRWVRIGLLKADFETSQALKQLKKFKAEANKMA; encoded by the exons ATGTCCGAAGATGCCAAGA GTCCAGGACCACGCACACGGAACATCATCGAGAATCAGCTGTTCCGCCGGCAGCGTAGCCTGAAATTGGAGGCACTGCAGCGCCAGCGGACCTTGGATTCCAACGACGGGGTGGAGGGATTGGGCGCAGACACGGAACCCTTCGACAAG ACGCACATCGTCATCATCTTTACGGAGAAGGCCAAGCTGAGACACTGCCAGGATGTGGAGAAGATCATCCAGGAGTTTGGCATCCAGACCACGCTGGAGATCGTGGG GAAAACCGAAAAGTATCTCTACCTGTCGGCCAGCGTGGATACCCTGCTCCGTTTGGCCGATGCCGCCGAGCTGGAGAAGATGACCACCACGCACAGCATGCAGAAGTTCAATCACGGCTGCATCTCGGACTTTCTACTGCCCGGTATGGGCAAGGAGCAGATCCTGCGCTACTGCGAGATACCTGTTCTCATCAAGGACGTAATCCAGGACGGCATTAAGTCCTACGTGCAAAAGGGGTACATTGAGGATATGTTTCCACTCCACGATATC CTGTATCTCGAACGCTTCAACTGGAACCTGAAACGCACCAAGCTGCCCATCGAGGACATCCGGAACTACTTTGGTTCCAGCATAGGTCTTTATTTCGGCTTCATCGAGTTCTACACGAAGGCCCTGATCTTTCCCTCCCTCTTTGGTATCCTCCAATATGTATTCGATCTGAACATCTCGCTGGTCTGCAGTTTCTACGTTGTTTGGACCACG ATTTTCCTGGAGTTGTGGAAGCGTAAGTGTGCCGGCTACTCGTACCGATGGGGCACCATCGAGATGAGCAGCCTGGACAAGCCGCGATCCGCATATACGGGCCAATTGAAACCGGACCCCATCACCGGCAAGATGACACTCCACTACCCGATGCGGTACACATACCTGCAGATGTACTGCATCTCGTATCCGGTGGTGCTGGGCTGTGTGGTTGCCGCCGGCTGGTTTGCCCTCTACCAGTTCCAGATCGAAGCCGAGGTGCTGGCGGATTTCGGACCAGACTCCTGGCTGCTGTACGTGCCGGTTATCGTACAGTCGGTGCTGATTGCGATCTTTTCGTGGGCATACGAGAAGCTGGCCACATTCCTCACCAACCTGGAGAACCACCGAACTCGCTCGCAGTACGATCGTCATCGGGTCAATAAGCTGATGCTCTTCGAGATCGTGAATAACTTCTTCTCGCAATTCTATATTGCCTTCGTGCTGCACGATCTGCGCCAGCTGAAGTACCAGTTGATGATGCAACTGCTGGTCTTCCAGCTGCTGTGCATCGCCCAGGAGATCGGAATACCGCTGCTGGCGGTGCTGCGCCAGAAGTACGCCGAGTTCCGTCATCGCGAGGTGGCCGAGGAGAAGCTGCGATCCATCAGTGATCTGCCGCGCTACGAGCAATCGTTCTACGAGTCCGGACTAGATGAATATCATTCCACGTACGAGGACTACCTGCAGGTGTGCATCCAGTTTGGATTCGTGGTCCTGTTTGCCGCCGTTGCCCCGTTTGCCGCCATTGGAGCTCTGCTGAACAACGTCTTTGCGGTCCACATTGATATGTGGAAGCTGTGCAACATCTTCAAGCGACCATTCGCAAGGCGCGCCAAGAACATCGGCGCCTGGCAGCTGGCCTTCGAGCTGCTCTCAGTGATGTCGCTGCTTAGCAACTGCGGTCTGCTCTTCCTCCAGCCGAATGTCAA GGACTTCTTCTCTCACTGGCTGCCATCGGTGCCGGATCTTTCGTTCGTGATCTTCGAGCACTTGCTGCTGGGTTTGAAGTTTCTCATCCACAAGGTTATCCACGAGAGGCCGCGCTGGGTGCGCATCGGACTGCTAAAGGCGGACTTCGAGACCAGCCAGGCTCTCAAGCAACTCAA AAAATTCAAGGCGGAGGCCAACAAGATGGCCTGA
- the LOC6726162 gene encoding septin-2 isoform X2, with the protein MSKTPSFDKDRDYIGFATLPEQVHRKSVKRGFEFTLMVVGESGLGKSTLINSLFLGDLYKNRQMPNVEERIEKTTKVEKKTMDIEERGVRLRLTVVDTPGFGDAINCEDSWRVCTQYIDEQFRQYFTDESGLNRRNIQDNRVHCCLYFVPPWGHSLRQMDLDLIRRLHRKVNIVLVIGKADCLNKQEVRKLKERILQDLEDNHIQLYQFPECDSDEDDDFKQQDRELKASIPFAVVGSNTILEVAGKKVRGRQYPWGVVNVEDPEHSDFIKLRTFLISTHMQDLKDTTQDVHYENFRAQCISQISQHALRERGKLKRDSISSTNGFDAAISETDRLLLQKDEEIRRMQDMLTQMQEKLKQTHLMEMKKNDSVIDV; encoded by the exons atGT CTAAAACGCCCTCGTTCGACAAAGATCGTGATTACATAGGCTTTGCCACGCTTCCAGAGCAAGTGCACCGGAAGTCGGTGAAGCGGGGCTTCGAGTTCACCCTCATGGTGGTCGGCGAGTCCGGACTGGGCAAGTCCACGCTGATCAACAGCCTCTTCCTGGGCGATCTCTACAAGAATCGGCAGATGCCCAATGTGGAGGAGCGCATCGAGAAGACGACAAAGGTGGAGAAGAAGACGATGGACATCGAGGAGCGGGGCGTGCGGCTCCGGCTGACGGTGGTGGACACCCCGGGATTCGGGGATGCCATCAACTGCGAGGACAGCTGGCGCGTCTGCACCCAGTACATCGACGAGCAGTTCCGCCAGTACTTCACCGACGAGAGCGGCCTGAATCGCCGCAACATCCAGGACAATCGGGTGCACTGCTGCCTCTACTTTGTGCCGCCATGGGGCCACAG CCTGCGACAGATGGACCTCGACTTGATCCGGCGGCTGCACCGCAAGGTGAACATCGTGCTGGTGATCGGTAAGGCCGACTGCCTTAACAAGCAAGAGGTGCGCAAGCTGAAGGAGCGCATCCTGCAGGACCTGGAGGACAACCACATCCAGCTGTATCAGTTCCCCGAGTGCGACtccgacgaggacgacgacttCAAGCAGCAGGACCGCGAGCTAAAGGCCTCCATTCCGTTCGCCGTCGTCGGCAGCAACACCATTCTGGAGGTGGCCGGCAAGAAGGTCCGGGGGCGCCAGTATCCGTGGGGCGTGGTGAACGTGGAGGATCCGGAGCACAGTGACTTCATCAAGCTGCGCACCTTCTTGATATCCACGCACATGCAGGACCTCAAGGACACCACGCAG GACGTGCACTACGAGAACTTCCGGGCGCAGTGCATCTCGCAGATTTCGCAGCACGCGCTGCGTGAGCGCGGCAAGTTGAAGCGGGACTCGATTAGCTCGACCAACGGATTCGACGCGGCCATCTCGGAGACGGACAGGCTGCTCCTGCAGAAGGACGAGGAGATACGGAGGATGCAGGACATGCTCACCCAGATGCAGGAGAAGCTCAAGCAGACCCATCTCATGGAGATGAAGAAGAATGACAGCGTGATCGACGTCTAG